A single window of Anopheles moucheti chromosome 2, idAnoMoucSN_F20_07, whole genome shotgun sequence DNA harbors:
- the LOC128299163 gene encoding uncharacterized protein LOC128299163 isoform X1: MADHSNSTPSAETNGHGESASSVDDQVPELPQYLYAALKQLAPKEGFTEGNFSIAFDFGSSKGDGFVGQMFKATISERDRNEVYLCKIPPLDDDRREQFGSMTAFAREVLVYDRFLPTIYEYQRERGILSPEDGGFFHTPRCYYAHCDEVAQESVIIMEDLREREFRLWNKHKIIDYDHATLFMTHLGRLHAISLAMKRDQPERFEQFKLPNPFDPMLKADGPFKNMILSQLQMVIDALNEQDTIERAKMEQLKEEVFDELLRCGTAQLAEPYTVVGHGDCWTNNMMFRYEARKPQEIILFDWQVMRYVTPVQDIVYFIFCCTDEEFRREYYEEMLDIYYRSLSTMLAKLQHDVKELFPRSAFDEQLRVFGRYGILMGMFLVPMMCTRNEELPDIEALAHKMAESQQLNESFFKTTESNQETYAKRIRAVVKDCIRYGYF; this comes from the exons ATGGCAGATCATTCAAATTCAACGCCTAGCGCGGAAACTAATGGACATGGTGAATCTGCAAGCAGTGTGGACGACCAAGTTCCGGAGCTACCACAATATCTGTACGCGGCGCTTAAACAACTGGCCCCCAAGGAAGGGTTTACCGAGGGCAACTTTTCGATCGCGTTTGATTTTGGATCCAGCAAGGGCGATGGGTTCGTAGGGCAAATGTTCAAGGCCACCATCAGTGAGCGAGATAGGAACGAAGTGTACTTGTGCAAAATTCCGCCACTGGACGATGATAGACGTGAGCAGTTTGGTTCGATGACAGCATTTGCTCGGGAGGTGCTGGTGTACGATCGCTTTCTGCCAACCATCTACGAGTACCAGCGTGAAAGGGGTATTCTGAGTCCGGAGGACGGTGGATTCTTCCATACGCCACGATGCTACTACGCGCATTGCGATGAAGTGGCCCAGGAGTCGGTCATCATTATGGAAGATCTTCGAGAACGCGAGTTTCGGTTGTGGAACAAGCATAAGATAATCGATTACGATCATGCCACACTGTTCATGACACATCTAGGCCGTCTGCATGCCATTTCGCTGGCAATGAAGCGCGATCAGCCGGAGCGTTTCGAGCAGTTCAAGCTACCGAACCCGTTCGATCCGATGCTTAAAGCAGATGGTCCCTTCAAAAACATGATCCTCTCCCAGCTGCAAATGGTTATCGATGCACTGAACGAACAGGATACGATCGAACGGGCAAAGATGGAACAGCTGAAAGAGGAGGTGTTCGATGAGCTGCTTCGTTGTGGCACAGCGCAGCTAGCCGAACCATACACGGTTGTCGGACATGGTGATTGCTGGACCAACAATATGATGTTCCGCTATGAGGCAA GAAAACCTCAAGAAATCATCCTTTTCGATTGGCAAGTGATGCGATACGTCACACCTGTACAAGATATCGTGTACTTCATCTTCTGCTGTACGGACGAAGAGTTTCGCCGAGAGTATTACGAGGAGATGCTTGATATTTACTATCGTTCGCTTTCGACAATGTTGGCAAAGTTGCAGCATGATGTCAAGGAGCTTTTCCCTCGATCCGCATTTGATGAGCAGCTACGAGTCTTTGGACGCTATGGCATACTGATGGGCATGTTCTTGGTGCCGATGATGTGTACCCGTAACGAGGAACTACCCGATATTGAGGCACTGGCCCATAAGATGGCTGAGTCGCAACAGTTGAATGAAAGTTTCTTCAAAACTACTGAATCCAACCAGGAAACGTACGCCAAACGAATTAGGGCCGTCGTGAAAGATTGCATACGGTATGGATATTTCTAA
- the LOC128299163 gene encoding uncharacterized protein LOC128299163 isoform X2, translating to MADHSNSTPSAETNGHGESASSVDDQVPELPQYLYAALKQLAPKEGFTEGNFSIAFDFGSSKGDGFVGQMFKATISERDRNEVYLCKIPPLDDDRREQFGSMTAFAREVLVYDRFLPTIYEYQRERGILSPEDGGFFHTPRCYYAHCDEVAQESVIIMEDLREREFRLWNKHKIIDYDHATLFMTHLGRLHAISLAMKRDQPERFEQFKLPNPFDPMLKADGPFKNMILSQLQMVIDALNEQDTIERAKMEQLKEEVFDELLRCGTAQLAEPYTVVGHGDCWTNNMMFRYEEGKPQEIILFDWQVMRYVTPVQDIVYFIFCCTDEEFRREYYEEMLDIYYRSLSTMLAKLQHDVKELFPRSAFDEQLRVFGRYGILMGMFLVPMMCTRNEELPDIEALAHKMAESQQLNESFFKTTESNQETYAKRIRAVVKDCIRYGYF from the exons ATGGCAGATCATTCAAATTCAACGCCTAGCGCGGAAACTAATGGACATGGTGAATCTGCAAGCAGTGTGGACGACCAAGTTCCGGAGCTACCACAATATCTGTACGCGGCGCTTAAACAACTGGCCCCCAAGGAAGGGTTTACCGAGGGCAACTTTTCGATCGCGTTTGATTTTGGATCCAGCAAGGGCGATGGGTTCGTAGGGCAAATGTTCAAGGCCACCATCAGTGAGCGAGATAGGAACGAAGTGTACTTGTGCAAAATTCCGCCACTGGACGATGATAGACGTGAGCAGTTTGGTTCGATGACAGCATTTGCTCGGGAGGTGCTGGTGTACGATCGCTTTCTGCCAACCATCTACGAGTACCAGCGTGAAAGGGGTATTCTGAGTCCGGAGGACGGTGGATTCTTCCATACGCCACGATGCTACTACGCGCATTGCGATGAAGTGGCCCAGGAGTCGGTCATCATTATGGAAGATCTTCGAGAACGCGAGTTTCGGTTGTGGAACAAGCATAAGATAATCGATTACGATCATGCCACACTGTTCATGACACATCTAGGCCGTCTGCATGCCATTTCGCTGGCAATGAAGCGCGATCAGCCGGAGCGTTTCGAGCAGTTCAAGCTACCGAACCCGTTCGATCCGATGCTTAAAGCAGATGGTCCCTTCAAAAACATGATCCTCTCCCAGCTGCAAATGGTTATCGATGCACTGAACGAACAGGATACGATCGAACGGGCAAAGATGGAACAGCTGAAAGAGGAGGTGTTCGATGAGCTGCTTCGTTGTGGCACAGCGCAGCTAGCCGAACCATACACGGTTGTCGGACATGGTGATTGCTGGACCAACAATATGATGTTCCGCTATGAG GAAGGAAAACCTCAAGAAATCATCCTTTTCGATTGGCAAGTGATGCGATACGTCACACCTGTACAAGATATCGTGTACTTCATCTTCTGCTGTACGGACGAAGAGTTTCGCCGAGAGTATTACGAGGAGATGCTTGATATTTACTATCGTTCGCTTTCGACAATGTTGGCAAAGTTGCAGCATGATGTCAAGGAGCTTTTCCCTCGATCCGCATTTGATGAGCAGCTACGAGTCTTTGGACGCTATGGCATACTGATGGGCATGTTCTTGGTGCCGATGATGTGTACCCGTAACGAGGAACTACCCGATATTGAGGCACTGGCCCATAAGATGGCTGAGTCGCAACAGTTGAATGAAAGTTTCTTCAAAACTACTGAATCCAACCAGGAAACGTACGCCAAACGAATTAGGGCCGTCGTGAAAGATTGCATACGGTATGGATATTTCTAA
- the LOC128299165 gene encoding uncharacterized oxidoreductase dhs-27-like — MPAILDTSFPDYILVGLEEIAREQGFSDGLYRFESESGSNMGDGFVGQILKVFIREANRELVVLCKLLPENEMRKQQGVPLFDRESEAYMQILPLLLKFQSEKALPEGLPRFNNVPRCYYAKTTVDKMESVIIMEDLRLQAFRMWDKANPVDFEHARLLMITLGRLHALSFAMKDQQPEEFAHCREFTDPMEKMLNLDATKGFEKMMAGLSRRAIDTLEKHDNFRREKIEQIQNRVMEEITACVDGKAAEPYAIIGHGDCWSNNMMFQYQEDNQTPKTIKLIDWQLSRYGSPVLDLVYFIFNCTDEELRSHSYQRLLSIYYNSLSEHLHNLGGNIERQFPRSAFRDQLKQFGRYGLLMSMMVLPIICTPNDELPDTDAAMEGFMNDMTNGNDNVELTYGTTEKAAIRYKKRMSGCIRDVIRLGYI, encoded by the exons ATGCCGGCTATACTCGATACATCCTTTCCGGATTACATATTAGTTGGACTTGAGGAGATCGCTCGTGAACAAGGGTTTTCCGATGGATTATACCGCTTTGAAAGTGAATCCGGATCAAACATGGGCGATGGTTTTGTTGGACAGATACTGAAAGTGTTTATTCGAGAGGCAAACCGTGAGCTGGTTGTATTGTGTAAGCTATTGCCCGAAAACGAAATGCGAAAACAACAAGGCGTTCCGTTGTTTGATAGAGAATCAGAAGCGTACATGCAAATACTGCCATTGTTGCTTAAGTTCCAAAGTGAAAAGGCTCTCCCTGAGGGACTGCCCCGCTTTAACAATGTGCCGCGATGTTACTACGCGAAGACTACAGTTGACAAGATGGAGTCAGTGATCATTATGGAGGATCTGCGATTGCAAGCTTTTCGTATGTGGGACAAGGCGAATCCGGTGGATTTCGAACATGCGCGACTACTTATGATCACTCTGGGACGCCTTCATGCACTCTCGTTTGCCATGAAAGATCAACAACCGGAAGAGTTCGCACATTGCCGTGAGTTTACTGATCCAATGGAGAAAATGTTAAACTTAGATGCTACCAAAGGGTTTGAAAAGATGATGGCTGGCCTGAGTCGTAGAGCAATCGATACACTCGAAAAGCACGATAACTTCCGAAGagaaaaaatcgaacaaataCAAAATCGTGTTATGGAGGAAATTACAGCATGTGTTGATGGAAAAGCTGCCGAGCCTTACGCTATTATAGGCCATGGCGATTGTTGGTCCAACAATATGATGTTTCAATACCAAGAAGAT AATCAAACTCCAAAGACCATCAAACTGATCGACTGGCAACTGTCAAGGTACGGCTCACCTGTGCTTGACTTGGTCTACTTCATATTCAACTGCACCGACGAAGAACTGCGTTCTCATAGCTACCAACGACTGCTGAGCATCTACTACAACAGTCTTAGCGAACATCTACATAATCTAGGAGGTAATATCGAGCGCCAGTTCCCACGCAGTGCTTTCCGTGATCAACTGAAACAATTTGGTCGGTACGGACTACTGATGTCTATGATGGTGTTGCCGATCATTTGTACTCCCAACGATGAGCTACCCGATACGGATGCAGCAATGGAAGGATTCATGAACGATATGACTAATGGGAATGACAATGTCGAGCTGACGTACGGAACGACAGAAAAGGCCGCAATTCGCTACAAAAAGCGAATGTCCGGATGTATTCGCGACGTCATACGACTCggatatatttaa
- the LOC128299164 gene encoding uncharacterized protein LOC128299164, whose amino-acid sequence MPAILDTSFPGYILVGLEKIAREQGFSDGLYRFESESGSNMGDGFVGQILKVFIREANRELVVLCKLLPENEMRKQQGVPLFDRESEAYMQILPLLLKFQSEKALPEGLPRFNNVPRCYYAKTTVDKMESVIIMEDLRLQAFRMWDKANPVDFEHARLLMITLGRLHALSFAMKDQQPEEFAHCREFTDPMEKMLNLDATKGFEKMMAGMCRRAIDTLEKHDTFRREKLEQILERIAQEITACVDGKAAEPYAIIGHGDCWSNNMMFQYQEDNKTPKTIKLIDWQLSRYGSPVLDLVYFIFNCTDEELRSHSYQQLLNIYYDSLSEHLQNLGGNVERQFPRSAFRAQLKQFGRYGLLMSMIALPMICTPNDELPDTDTAMEGFFKEMSNGNNDVELAYGTTEKAVIRYKKRMSGCIRDAIRLGYV is encoded by the exons ATGCCGGCTATACTCGATACATCCTTTCCGGGTTACATATTAGTTGGACTTGAAAAGATCGCTCGTGAACAAGGATTTTCCGATGGATTATACCGCTTTGAAAGTGAATCCGGATCAAACATGGGCGATGGTTTTGTTGGACAGATACTGAAAGTGTTTATTCGAGAGGCAAACCGCGAGCTGGTAGTATTGTGTAAGCTATTGCCCGAAAACGAAATGCGAAAACAACAAGGCGTTCCGTTGTTTGATAGAGAATCAGAAGCGTACATGCAAATACTGCCATTGTTGCTTAAGTTCCAAAGTGAAAAGGCTCTCCCTGAGGGACTGCCCCGCTTTAACAATGTGCCGCGATGTTACTACGCGAAGACTACAGTTGACAAGATGGAGTCAGTGATCATTATGGAGGATCTGCGATTGCAAGCTTTTCGTATGTGGGACAAGGCGAACCCGGTGGATTTCGAACATGCGCGACTACTTATGATCACTCTGGGACGCCTTCATGCACTCTCATTTGCCATGAAAGATCAACAACCGGAAGAGTTCGCGCATTGCCGTGAGTTTACTGATCCAATGGAGAAAATGTTGAACTTAGATGCTACCAAAGGGTTTGAAAAGATGATGGCTGGCATGTGCCGTAGAGCAATCGATACACTCGAAAAGCACGATACTTTTCGGAGAGAAAAACTCGAACAAATACTAGAACGAATCGCGCAGGAAATTACAGCATGTGTTGATGGAAAAGCTGCCGAGCCTTACGCTATTATAGGCCATGGCGACTGTTGGTCCAACAACATGATGTTTCAATACCAAGAAGAT AATAAAACTCCGAAAACCATCAAATTGATCGACTGGCAACTGTCAAGGTACGGCTCACCTGTGCTTGACTTGGTCTACTTCATATTCAACTGCACCGACGAAGAACTGCGTTCTCACAGCTACCAACAGCTATTAAATATCTACTACGACAGCTTGAGTGAACATTTACAAAACCTGGGAGGAAATGTCGAGCGCCAGTTCCCACGCAGTGCTTTCCGTGCTCAGCTAAAACAGTTCGGTCGGTACGGACTACTGATGTCTATGATAGCTCTGCCAATGATTTGTACTCCTAATGACGAGCTGCCCGATACGGATACGGCAATGGAAGGATTCTTTAAAGAAATGAGCAATGGAAATAATGATGTCGAGCTGGCGTACGGAACTACCGAAAAAGCCGTCATTCGCTACAAAAAGCGAATGTCCGGCTGTATTCGCGATGCTATACGATTGGGATATGTATGA
- the LOC128299168 gene encoding uncharacterized protein LOC128299168, translated as MSTVSVPAYVQERLLIVAEKEGFVRNHFTIEYEQGSKSGDGYIGLIARARIVNPSRRELTLICKFPPEDPHQRKRFNAMLLFEREAFIYQRILPAFDEIQLQHGVKHQEANYFGNYPKCYHAFCDVERGEAVIILEDLMDPQRPPMKLLDQYVPVDYEHVRVLMKALGRFNACSFALKRHRPQLFEHIRQLNDLLSIVLDTEQTRPLTDRNCHLAASAFDPQQEADYHRAMLDLSRSMWPRTGAHIRGVRAEPFAALNHGDCWTNNVMFGYDANGRVNDVCLFDWQMARYGSPVLDYTLFIFLCGERDLRRDMFNSLIDEFYSSFSASLLQLGGYPEKDLPRDELQKQFIQFGALALSMGTYALPNLAQLTTEICENPGKHQTDKRLQYYSTLMRELVKDSDQFDKIK; from the coding sequence ATGTCCACAGTGAGTGTTCCGGCGTACGTGCAAGAAAGGTTGCTGATCGTAGCGGAAAAGGAAGGCTTCGTCCGTAATCATTTTACTATCGAATACGAACAAGGATCCAAATCGGGTGATGGCTACATCGGACTTATCGCACGGGCTCGAATTGTAAACCCGTCACGTAGAGAATTAACGCTAATTTGCAAATTTCCACCCGAGGATCCACATCAACGAAAACGTTTCAACGCAATGTTACTCTTCGAGCGGGAAGCCTTCATCTATCAGCGCATATTGCCAGCATTCGATGAAATTCAGCTACAACATGGCGTTAAGCATCAGGAAGCAAATTACTTTGGCAACTATCCGAAATGTTATCACGCGTTCTGTGATGTGGAACGTGGAGAAGCCGTGATTATTTTGGAGGATTTAATGGACCCTCAACGTCCGCCTATGAAGCTACTAGACCAATACGTTCCAGTCGATTATGAGCATGTGCGCGTCCTGATGAAGGCATTGGGAAGATTCAATGCCTGCTCTTTTGCATTAAAGCGCCACCGGCCACAACTATTCGAACACATTCGACAGCTGAATGATCTGCTCTCAATCGTGCTTGATACGGAGCAAACGCGACCATTAACGGATCGTAATTGCCATCTAGCGGCATCGGCTTTCGATCCACAACAGGAAGCAGACTATCATCGGGCAATGCTGGATCTGAGCCGGTCTATGTGGCCTAGAACGGGAGCGCACATTCGAGGTGTTCGAGCAGAACCCTTCGCAGCCCTTAACCACGGCGATTGTTGGACTAATAACGTAATGTTTGGTTACGATGCTAATGGCCGTGTGAACGATGTTTGTCTGTTCGATTGGCAGATGGCTCGATACGGATCGCCTGTACTCGATTACACGCTGTTCATTTTTCTCTGCGGAGAGCGCGATTTACGTAGAGACATGTTCAACAGCTTGATAGATGAGTTCTATAGCTCCTTCTCTGCCAGCTTACTGCAGCTAGGAGGTTACCCAGAAAAAGATTTGCCTCGAGACGAGTTGCAAAAGCAATTCATACAATTTGGAGCACTAGCCCTCTCGATGGGAACGTATGCATTGCCTAATTTAGCCCAACTAACGacggaaatttgtgaaaacccAGGAAAGCATCAGACAGATAAAAGATTACAATACTACTCCACTTTAATGCGCGAACTGGTGAAAGATAGTGATCAGtttgacaaaataaaatga